From one Pseudomonas sp. S35 genomic stretch:
- a CDS encoding BON domain-containing protein has translation MTVNRLGLLAITLCLGISGCSTAITATRDTPIQDDKGTRTFGSKIDDSLIETKVEVNVAKAATDLGNGASRIVVTSFNGVVLLAGQTPRADLKAQAEQAAASVQRVKKVHNELQVMDPITLLAISNDALLTTKIKAQMLTDNAIPGSRIKVVTDNGIVYLMGLLTQAEATRAANLVQGVSGVQKIVKVFEYID, from the coding sequence ATGACCGTTAACCGCCTCGGCCTCTTGGCCATTACGCTGTGCCTCGGCATCAGCGGCTGCAGCACGGCAATCACTGCAACGCGTGACACCCCTATTCAGGATGACAAGGGCACCCGCACCTTCGGTAGCAAGATTGACGATTCGTTGATCGAAACCAAGGTTGAAGTCAACGTCGCCAAAGCCGCCACGGATCTGGGCAACGGCGCGTCGCGCATCGTTGTGACCAGCTTCAACGGCGTGGTACTGCTCGCCGGCCAAACGCCGCGTGCCGACCTGAAGGCCCAGGCTGAACAGGCTGCCGCCTCGGTCCAGCGAGTCAAGAAGGTCCACAACGAACTGCAGGTCATGGACCCGATCACCCTGCTGGCCATCAGCAACGATGCGCTGCTGACCACCAAGATCAAGGCGCAGATGCTGACTGACAACGCCATCCCAGGCTCGCGCATCAAAGTCGTCACCGACAACGGGATTGTCTACCTGATGGGCCTGCTGACCCAGGCAGAAGCCACCCGTGCAGCCAACCTGGTACAGGGTGTGTCCGGCGTGCAGAAGATCGTGAAAGTGTTCGAATACATCGACTGA
- a CDS encoding penicillin-binding protein activator translates to MIACLRLLSALCLAALLAACASSPSSSLGDLPRTPDASIEQLLEQATTAKTPEKAALLRLSAADMAYRQNNPGRSSQILAQVPLDALKPAAQVFASTLAAELAMARNQPKAALTALNHPSLQSLKDLPADQQIRTDTVHARAYEADGQTLAAARERVAMAPLLTGDAASSNHEAIWTLIAALPAEQLQASGNPTLDGWITLAQSVKGAGTLEQQQAAIDTWRARNPDHPAALQLPTPLTKLKELASQPLTKIALLLPQDGPLASVGKALREGFMAAHYQAEQAGQKPPVIEFYDSSRLTSIDDFYAKAQATGVQLVVGPLEKPLVKQLSARPQLPITTLALNYSETDQGPAQLFQFGLAAEDEAREVSRRARADGLHRAAAMVPRGEWGERVYKAFRQDWEANGGTVVGVEYVDQPVALAQQIADLFQLRKSEGRAKSLQSAVGADVAAQPSRRQDIEFIFLAVTPQLAQQIKPTLNFQYAGDVPVYATSHVFSASGDKNQYLDMTNVMFCETPWLLNTTDPLRNQVAAQWPQANGSLGRLYAMGVDAYRLAPRLGQLKALPDTRVDGLSGNLGISANQRVDRQMPWAKFVGGEIQRLPDTPR, encoded by the coding sequence ATGATCGCTTGCCTGCGGCTGCTCTCCGCCCTCTGCCTCGCTGCCTTACTGGCCGCTTGCGCCAGCTCGCCCTCGTCCAGCCTTGGCGACCTTCCACGGACCCCGGATGCCAGTATCGAGCAACTGCTCGAACAGGCTACTACCGCCAAGACGCCAGAAAAGGCGGCCTTGCTGCGCCTGAGCGCGGCTGACATGGCCTACCGCCAGAACAACCCTGGCCGCTCGTCGCAGATTCTTGCCCAAGTGCCCCTGGATGCCCTCAAGCCCGCCGCCCAAGTATTTGCCAGCACCCTGGCAGCTGAACTGGCGATGGCGCGCAACCAACCCAAGGCCGCGTTGACCGCCCTGAACCATCCGAGCCTGCAAAGCCTCAAGGACCTGCCCGCAGACCAGCAGATCCGCACCGACACCGTACACGCACGCGCTTATGAGGCCGATGGCCAGACCCTGGCCGCGGCGCGCGAACGTGTCGCCATGGCTCCGTTGCTGACCGGCGATGCCGCCAGCAGCAATCACGAAGCCATCTGGACCTTGATCGCAGCCCTGCCCGCCGAGCAACTGCAAGCAAGCGGCAATCCGACCCTGGACGGCTGGATCACCCTGGCGCAGTCGGTCAAAGGCGCTGGTACGCTGGAGCAACAACAGGCAGCTATCGACACCTGGCGCGCACGGAACCCGGACCACCCGGCCGCCCTGCAACTGCCAACGCCGCTGACCAAGCTCAAGGAGCTCGCCAGCCAACCCTTGACCAAAATCGCCCTGTTGTTGCCCCAGGACGGCCCCTTGGCCTCCGTGGGCAAAGCCCTGCGCGAAGGCTTCATGGCGGCCCACTACCAGGCTGAACAAGCCGGGCAGAAACCTCCGGTCATCGAGTTCTATGACAGTTCGCGCCTGACCTCTATCGACGACTTCTACGCCAAGGCCCAGGCCACCGGCGTTCAACTGGTGGTCGGCCCGCTGGAAAAGCCATTGGTCAAACAACTCAGCGCCCGCCCGCAACTGCCGATCACCACCCTGGCGCTGAACTACAGCGAGACCGATCAAGGCCCGGCACAGTTGTTCCAGTTCGGCTTGGCCGCTGAAGACGAAGCCCGCGAAGTCTCGCGTCGCGCCCGCGCCGACGGCCTGCACCGCGCTGCAGCAATGGTGCCGCGTGGCGAATGGGGCGAGCGTGTCTACAAGGCTTTCCGTCAGGATTGGGAAGCCAATGGCGGCACGGTTGTCGGTGTCGAGTATGTCGACCAGCCGGTCGCCCTCGCCCAGCAAATCGCCGACCTGTTCCAACTGCGTAAAAGCGAAGGTCGCGCCAAGAGCCTGCAAAGCGCCGTCGGCGCCGACGTAGCAGCACAACCGTCGCGTCGCCAGGACATCGAGTTCATCTTCCTGGCCGTTACCCCGCAACTGGCCCAGCAGATCAAGCCGACGCTGAACTTCCAGTACGCAGGCGATGTGCCGGTGTATGCGACATCCCACGTCTTCAGCGCCAGTGGCGACAAGAATCAGTACCTGGACATGACCAACGTGATGTTCTGCGAAACCCCTTGGCTGCTCAACACCACCGACCCGCTGCGCAACCAGGTGGCTGCGCAGTGGCCACAAGCCAATGGCAGCCTCGGCCGCCTGTATGCGATGGGCGTGGATGCCTACCGCCTGGCGCCACGCCTGGGCCAGCTCAAGGCACTGCCGGACACACGGGTTGATGGCCTCTCGGGCAACTTGGGCATCAGTGCCAACCAGCGCGTTGACCGCCAGATGCCATGGGCGAAGTTCGTCGGCGGTGAGATTCAACGCCTGCCGGACACCCCGCGCTGA
- a CDS encoding phosphoheptose isomerase gives MDMQSRIRQLFQASIDTKQQAMDVLAPHIEQASQVMVNALLNEGKMLSCGNGGSAGDAQHFSSELLNRFERERPSLPAIALTTDSSTITSIANDYSYNEIFSKQIRALGQPGDVLLAISTSGNSANIIQAIQAAHDREMIVVALTGRDGGGMASLLLPEDVEIRVPANVTARIQEVHLLAIHCLCDLIDSQLFGSEE, from the coding sequence ATGGACATGCAATCCCGAATTCGCCAGCTTTTCCAGGCCAGCATCGACACCAAGCAACAGGCGATGGACGTACTTGCACCGCACATCGAGCAAGCCAGTCAGGTCATGGTCAATGCCTTGCTCAACGAGGGCAAAATGCTTTCGTGCGGCAACGGCGGTTCGGCCGGTGATGCCCAGCATTTCTCGTCCGAACTGCTCAACCGCTTCGAGCGTGAGCGGCCGAGCCTGCCGGCCATCGCCTTGACCACCGATTCGTCGACGATCACCTCGATCGCCAACGACTACAGCTACAACGAAATCTTCTCCAAGCAGATCCGCGCCCTGGGCCAACCGGGTGATGTGCTGCTGGCGATTTCCACCAGCGGCAACTCGGCGAATATTATTCAAGCGATCCAGGCCGCACATGATCGCGAAATGATTGTCGTAGCATTGACCGGACGCGATGGTGGCGGCATGGCTTCGCTGCTGCTGCCCGAAGATGTGGAGATTCGCGTCCCGGCCAATGTCACCGCACGTATTCAGGAAGTCCACCTGCTGGCGATCCACTGCCTGTGCGATCTGATCGACAGCCAACTGTTTGGGAGTGAAGAATGA
- the mraZ gene encoding division/cell wall cluster transcriptional repressor MraZ — protein sequence MFRGANAISLDAKGRLAMPSRYRDELISRSSGQLIITIDAVDPCLCVYPLDEWELIETKLRALPSLREENRRLQRLLIGNAVDLELDGSGRFLVPPRLREYAKLDKRAMLVGQLNKFQLWDEDAWDAVSAADLAAIQQPGAMPDELRDLIL from the coding sequence GTGTTTCGCGGAGCTAACGCTATCAGTCTCGATGCAAAAGGCCGTCTCGCCATGCCGAGCCGGTATCGTGACGAGCTGATTTCGCGAAGTTCCGGACAGTTGATCATCACGATCGATGCCGTTGACCCTTGTTTATGTGTTTACCCCCTCGATGAGTGGGAGTTGATTGAAACCAAGCTGCGTGCCTTGCCTTCATTGCGTGAAGAAAACCGCCGTTTGCAGCGTTTGCTGATCGGTAACGCCGTCGACCTTGAACTCGATGGCAGCGGTCGTTTCCTGGTGCCTCCGCGTCTGCGCGAGTACGCCAAGCTGGACAAGCGCGCAATGCTGGTCGGCCAACTGAACAAGTTCCAATTGTGGGACGAAGATGCCTGGGATGCTGTTTCTGCAGCAGACCTGGCTGCTATTCAACAACCGGGCGCTATGCCTGATGAACTGCGTGATTTGATCCTGTGA
- a CDS encoding MBL fold metallo-hydrolase encodes MEPTTPALIRETFPVGPLQCNCTIIGDPLTKKAIVVDPGGNHELILARLEALGLKVVSIIHTHAHLDHFLASGQLKEKTGATLHLHKEDQFLWDNLEMQCQMFRVPYTPVPSPDRWLEDDEELACGCGVALHTPGHTPGSMSFWFADARLLIAGDTLFRRGVGRTDLWGGDQATIVRSIKQRLYTLDEGATVVAGHGPDTRLGDEMRENPFVRA; translated from the coding sequence TTGGAACCTACAACACCTGCGCTCATCCGCGAAACCTTCCCCGTCGGCCCCCTGCAATGCAACTGCACCATCATCGGCGACCCTCTCACCAAAAAAGCCATCGTAGTCGACCCGGGCGGCAACCATGAACTGATCCTGGCACGCCTTGAAGCGTTGGGCTTGAAGGTGGTGAGCATCATCCATACCCATGCCCATCTCGATCACTTCCTGGCATCAGGCCAGTTGAAAGAGAAGACTGGCGCGACCTTGCACCTGCACAAGGAAGACCAGTTCCTCTGGGATAACCTGGAAATGCAGTGCCAGATGTTTCGCGTGCCCTATACGCCAGTACCTTCGCCGGACCGCTGGCTGGAAGATGACGAAGAATTGGCGTGCGGCTGCGGCGTGGCGTTGCATACGCCGGGTCACACGCCGGGATCGATGAGCTTCTGGTTTGCCGATGCCAGGTTGCTGATTGCCGGGGACACATTGTTCCGGCGTGGTGTGGGGCGTACCGATTTGTGGGGCGGCGACCAGGCCACGATCGTACGTTCGATCAAGCAGCGGCTGTATACGCTCGACGAGGGCGCGACGGTGGTGGCGGGTCACGGGCCTGACACGCGGTTGGGGGATGAGATGCGCGAGAACCCGTTTGTGCGGGCTTAA
- a CDS encoding OmpA family protein yields the protein MFTPRRLLVVATAVALLSGCASPNPYDGSSQGQANNESSGMSKTAKYGGLGALAGALAGAAIDHNNRGKGALIGAVVAGAGAAGYGYYADQQEKKLRESMANTGVEVQRQGDQIKLIMPGNITFATNSDAISSSFYQPLNNLANSLKQFNQNTIQIVGYTDSTGSRQLNMDLSQRRAQSVANYLTSQGVNGANLSARGAGPDNPIASNADVNGRAQNRRVEVNLGPIPGQQYGGQQQAPQQNNQFQGNPYQQYQ from the coding sequence ATGTTCACTCCGCGTCGTCTGCTTGTTGTCGCTACCGCCGTAGCCCTGTTGTCCGGCTGCGCTTCACCTAATCCTTATGACGGCAGCAGCCAGGGACAGGCGAATAATGAATCCAGCGGTATGAGCAAAACCGCCAAGTACGGCGGCCTCGGTGCCCTGGCCGGTGCATTGGCCGGTGCCGCCATCGACCATAACAACCGTGGCAAGGGCGCGCTGATCGGTGCGGTGGTTGCGGGTGCTGGCGCAGCCGGTTATGGCTACTATGCCGACCAGCAGGAAAAGAAACTGCGCGAGAGCATGGCCAACACCGGGGTTGAAGTTCAGCGCCAGGGCGACCAGATCAAACTGATCATGCCGGGCAACATCACCTTCGCCACCAACTCGGACGCGATTTCCAGCAGCTTCTATCAGCCACTGAACAATCTGGCCAACTCTCTCAAGCAGTTCAACCAGAACACCATCCAGATCGTAGGCTACACCGACAGTACCGGTAGCCGCCAACTGAACATGGACTTGTCCCAGCGTCGTGCGCAGAGCGTGGCCAACTACCTGACGTCGCAAGGTGTCAACGGCGCCAACCTGAGCGCACGTGGTGCCGGCCCTGATAACCCGATTGCCAGCAATGCCGACGTTAACGGTCGCGCCCAGAACCGTCGCGTAGAGGTCAACCTTGGGCCAATCCCAGGTCAGCAATACGGCGGTCAGCAGCAGGCGCCTCAACAAAACAACCAGTTCCAGGGCAACCCGTACCAGCAGTACCAGTAA
- a CDS encoding YraN family protein, producing the protein MQQRSSAQSGKDAELHALNHLQQQGLRLLAQNWLCKRGELDLVMLDGDTVVFVEVRYRKHAQWGGALASIDGRKRQKLILAAQFFLQKEHRWADSPCRFDVVAIESTPSGKADLNWLKDAFDS; encoded by the coding sequence ATGCAGCAGCGGTCCAGCGCACAGAGTGGCAAGGATGCCGAACTTCACGCGCTGAACCACTTGCAACAACAAGGTCTGCGCCTTCTGGCGCAGAACTGGTTATGTAAACGCGGCGAGCTTGATCTGGTCATGCTTGACGGCGATACAGTAGTATTCGTCGAAGTCCGCTACAGAAAACACGCACAATGGGGTGGCGCGCTCGCCAGTATCGACGGGCGCAAGCGTCAGAAGCTGATACTCGCCGCGCAGTTTTTCCTGCAAAAAGAGCATCGCTGGGCCGACTCCCCCTGCCGTTTCGACGTGGTTGCCATAGAAAGCACACCGTCTGGCAAAGCTGACCTGAACTGGCTAAAAGATGCCTTCGACAGCTGA
- the rsmH gene encoding 16S rRNA (cytosine(1402)-N(4))-methyltransferase RsmH, whose protein sequence is MDSGFNHITVLLDEAVEALAVRADGCYLDGTFGRGGHSRLILSQLGSDGKLLGFDKDPQAIATGQALAAEDGRFVVVQRSFAELGAEVAERGMAGSVAGVLLDLGVSSPQLDDPERGFSFMNDGPLDMRMDPTRGVSAAQFIATAPVEEIARVFKEYGEERFAGRMARAVVERREIQPFERTADLAEVLKVANPAWEKGKNPATRAFQGLRIHVNNELGDLEAGLEAALEALEVGGRLVVISFHSLEDRIVKLFMRRLVKGESDNLPRNLPVRFEAFVPKIKIHGKAQFASEAELKANPRSRSAVMRVAEKLR, encoded by the coding sequence ATTGATAGCGGCTTTAACCACATCACCGTACTGCTTGACGAAGCTGTCGAGGCTCTCGCCGTACGCGCGGATGGCTGCTATTTGGATGGCACCTTCGGCAGGGGCGGGCACAGCCGGTTGATACTCAGCCAGCTCGGCTCCGACGGTAAACTCCTCGGATTCGACAAAGACCCCCAAGCGATTGCCACCGGGCAAGCGCTAGCGGCCGAAGACGGCCGCTTTGTCGTTGTGCAGCGCAGCTTCGCCGAGCTGGGTGCCGAAGTCGCCGAGCGCGGTATGGCGGGCAGCGTGGCCGGGGTTTTGCTCGACCTGGGCGTGTCTTCGCCCCAGCTCGATGACCCTGAGCGCGGCTTCAGTTTCATGAATGACGGCCCGCTCGATATGCGCATGGACCCTACGCGTGGCGTCAGCGCCGCGCAGTTCATCGCCACGGCCCCGGTGGAAGAAATCGCTCGCGTGTTCAAGGAATACGGTGAGGAACGCTTTGCCGGTCGCATGGCTCGCGCCGTGGTCGAGCGCCGCGAAATCCAACCGTTCGAGCGCACCGCCGACCTGGCCGAAGTGCTCAAGGTCGCCAACCCGGCGTGGGAAAAGGGCAAGAACCCAGCGACCCGTGCGTTCCAGGGCCTGCGTATTCACGTCAATAATGAATTGGGCGACCTTGAGGCGGGCCTTGAGGCTGCCCTTGAGGCGCTGGAAGTGGGCGGTCGCCTGGTAGTGATCAGCTTCCACTCCCTGGAAGACCGCATCGTCAAACTGTTCATGCGTCGTCTGGTCAAGGGCGAGTCCGACAACCTGCCGCGCAACCTGCCGGTACGTTTCGAAGCCTTTGTGCCGAAAATCAAAATCCATGGCAAAGCGCAGTTCGCTTCCGAAGCCGAACTCAAGGCCAACCCACGTTCCCGCAGCGCCGTTATGCGCGTTGCAGAGAAGCTGCGGTGA
- the ftsL gene encoding cell division protein FtsL: MSKLFAKPLPGGSFFMLLLFVGVLVSAIAVSYSAHYNRQLLNTLFGELSVRDKAQAEWGRLILEQSTWTAHSRIEVLATEQLKMHIPGAAEVRMVTP, from the coding sequence GTGAGCAAGCTTTTTGCCAAGCCCCTGCCGGGCGGCAGCTTCTTTATGTTGCTGCTGTTTGTCGGCGTGCTGGTGTCCGCAATTGCGGTGTCCTATAGCGCGCACTACAACCGCCAATTGCTCAACACCCTGTTTGGGGAGCTGAGCGTGCGTGATAAAGCGCAGGCAGAGTGGGGGCGGTTGATCCTCGAGCAAAGCACCTGGACGGCCCATAGCCGCATTGAGGTGCTGGCCACCGAACAATTGAAGATGCACATTCCGGGCGCGGCCGAAGTTCGCATGGTGACGCCATGA
- the rsmI gene encoding 16S rRNA (cytidine(1402)-2'-O)-methyltransferase — translation MRLFPTIEVCVLTAPGPLNSTAGSLFVVATPIGNLDDISARALKVLREVKLIAAEDTRHSQRLMQHFGISTPLAACHEHNEREEGSRFIVRLLAGDDVALISDAGTPLISDPGYHLVRQARAAGINVVPVPGACALIAALSAAGLPSDRFIFEGFLPAKTVGRRARLQAVKEEPRTLIFYEAPHRILECLQDMELVFGGERLALLARELTKTFETLKGLPLEELRAFVEGDSNQQRGECVVLVAGWTAPEAEDAVGNEAMRILDLLLKEMPLKRAAALASEITGVRKNVLYQVALDKQKAE, via the coding sequence ATGCGGCTTTTTCCAACTATCGAGGTGTGCGTTTTGACTGCTCCAGGTCCTTTGAATTCCACTGCAGGCTCGCTTTTTGTCGTGGCGACGCCCATTGGCAACCTGGACGACATCAGTGCCCGGGCGCTGAAAGTGTTGCGCGAGGTTAAATTGATCGCGGCGGAAGATACGCGGCACTCCCAGCGGTTGATGCAGCATTTTGGTATCAGCACGCCATTAGCGGCCTGTCACGAGCACAACGAACGCGAAGAAGGCAGTCGCTTTATCGTCCGCCTGCTGGCCGGTGACGATGTGGCACTGATCTCCGACGCGGGCACGCCGCTGATCTCCGACCCGGGCTACCACCTGGTTCGCCAGGCGCGGGCCGCTGGTATCAATGTAGTGCCTGTTCCGGGCGCGTGCGCGCTGATTGCTGCATTGTCGGCTGCTGGGTTGCCGTCCGACCGCTTTATTTTCGAAGGCTTCCTGCCAGCCAAGACCGTTGGGCGCCGTGCGCGTCTACAGGCGGTAAAGGAAGAACCGCGGACGTTGATCTTCTACGAAGCCCCGCACCGTATTCTGGAATGCCTGCAGGATATGGAACTGGTCTTCGGTGGCGAGCGCTTGGCATTGCTGGCGCGTGAGCTGACCAAGACCTTTGAAACCCTCAAGGGCCTGCCGCTGGAGGAGTTGCGTGCATTTGTAGAAGGCGACAGTAATCAGCAGCGGGGCGAGTGCGTCGTACTGGTGGCTGGCTGGACCGCGCCGGAGGCCGAGGATGCGGTCGGCAACGAGGCCATGCGTATCCTGGACCTGCTGCTCAAGGAAATGCCCCTCAAGCGCGCCGCGGCCCTGGCGTCGGAAATTACCGGTGTACGCAAGAACGTGCTGTATCAAGTCGCGCTGGATAAACAGAAAGCTGAATAG
- a CDS encoding LuxR C-terminal-related transcriptional regulator has protein sequence MTDLSRIQGPASAVIPTLEGRFYRPPLPDGYVLRPRLCERLSAGLEGRLLLVSAPAGFGKSSLAVEFCQSLPAHWQSLWLGLSPRDNDPGRFLERLLEGLQHYFPQLGAQSLGLLKMRQRHQPFAFEEWLDGLLDELTVHLSTRAPLLLVLDDYHLAQGPVLDRCLQFFLNHLPDGLLVLVTSRQRPDWHLARLRLSRHLLELHEQDLRLTHAESLAVLDRHSSSLKGEALDNLIRRSEGWVAGLRFWLLAASEAGNEGALPQSLHGGEGLIRDYLLEEVIDCLPPEVQAFLFDTAPQERFCSALCDAVREAHDSAEILRYLQSHQVFLVPLDEQGHWYRYHHLFSDLLRTRRASSNVLPAASLHLRACRWFNAQGLIDEAVEQALRAGHLDVAANLVQNLSEEQLLAEQNVGMLLRWKMDLPDSLLISTPRLIVLYSWALGLACQLDAAEELSGYLSRFLPAPSATAQKSMLAQWLALSGIIARGRGDRELTQRYCSEALESLPQRRYGQRLVCLSTLSNLAIADGDLWRARGLNRESLELAQRVGNPLFEALAHYDRARVLQARGEILRALDEVRQGLQRLHGLAPQRLYAVRARLSLYEGYLLIVRNQAESGMALLRAGLAEARACRDISVLIGHCVIANFEGRRNDFPRAFAELAEAERLMHIWDVPPIYYLAMITLIKCELWLAQGRTDLADAWLTRLGQTYNGEHAAAAPEFHPHLPQHIGLQQAALDAIRHQPDAALQRLEGLVQHAHDSGRQMIALMALTQQAQLLLDSGQDAKARVVLARALEAGAGGALQPFQRLLEGYPDWMREQLGKDPHGLLNQNLLTQLPAVAAVEISSTHETLSVRELAVLQLIAQGCSNQEISNRLFISLHTVKTHASHINSKLGVERRTQAVARAQELRLIG, from the coding sequence ATGACTGATCTGTCCCGAATCCAAGGGCCTGCCAGTGCGGTCATTCCGACCCTGGAAGGTCGCTTCTACAGGCCACCGCTGCCTGACGGCTACGTGCTGCGCCCCCGCCTGTGTGAACGGCTGAGCGCCGGCCTCGAGGGGCGGTTGCTGCTGGTCAGCGCACCGGCGGGGTTCGGCAAGAGTTCGTTGGCGGTGGAATTCTGCCAGAGCCTGCCGGCCCACTGGCAAAGCCTGTGGCTGGGCCTGAGCCCGCGAGACAACGACCCGGGCCGTTTTCTGGAGCGCCTGCTCGAAGGCTTGCAGCACTACTTCCCGCAACTCGGCGCACAGTCCCTGGGCCTGCTGAAAATGCGCCAGCGCCACCAGCCGTTTGCTTTTGAAGAATGGCTCGACGGCCTGCTCGACGAACTGACGGTTCACTTGTCCACCCGTGCGCCGCTGTTGCTGGTGCTGGATGACTACCACCTGGCCCAAGGCCCGGTACTGGACCGCTGCCTGCAGTTTTTCCTCAACCATTTGCCCGATGGCTTGCTGGTGCTGGTGACCAGTCGCCAGCGCCCGGACTGGCACCTGGCGCGCTTGCGCCTGTCGCGGCATTTGCTGGAACTGCACGAGCAAGACCTGCGCCTGACTCATGCCGAATCCCTGGCGGTGCTGGACCGCCACAGCAGTTCGTTGAAGGGCGAGGCCCTCGATAACCTGATCCGGCGTAGCGAAGGTTGGGTCGCCGGGCTGCGATTCTGGTTGCTGGCCGCCTCCGAAGCCGGCAACGAAGGCGCCTTGCCCCAAAGCCTGCATGGCGGGGAAGGGTTGATCCGCGACTATCTGCTGGAAGAAGTGATCGACTGCCTGCCACCTGAAGTGCAGGCATTCCTGTTCGATACTGCGCCCCAGGAGCGTTTTTGCAGCGCGTTATGCGACGCCGTGCGCGAAGCCCATGACAGCGCCGAGATCCTGCGTTACCTGCAATCGCATCAAGTGTTCCTGGTGCCCCTCGACGAGCAGGGGCATTGGTACCGCTATCATCACTTGTTCTCCGATCTGCTGCGTACCCGACGTGCGAGCAGCAACGTATTGCCGGCCGCCAGTCTGCACCTGCGCGCGTGCCGTTGGTTCAATGCCCAAGGCTTGATTGATGAGGCGGTGGAGCAGGCGTTACGTGCCGGCCATCTCGACGTGGCGGCCAACCTGGTGCAGAACCTGTCCGAGGAGCAACTGCTGGCCGAGCAGAATGTCGGCATGCTGCTGCGTTGGAAAATGGACTTGCCCGACAGCCTGCTGATCAGCACGCCGCGTCTGATCGTGCTGTACAGCTGGGCATTGGGGCTGGCCTGCCAGTTGGATGCCGCAGAAGAATTATCCGGCTACCTCAGTCGCTTTCTACCCGCCCCGTCGGCCACGGCGCAAAAGTCGATGCTGGCCCAATGGCTGGCGCTGAGCGGGATTATCGCCCGGGGCCGGGGCGATCGAGAGTTGACCCAGCGCTATTGCAGCGAGGCGTTGGAAAGCCTGCCGCAACGGCGCTACGGCCAGCGGCTGGTGTGCCTGTCGACCCTGTCCAACCTGGCCATTGCCGATGGCGATCTGTGGCGCGCCCGTGGCCTGAACCGCGAATCCCTGGAGCTGGCGCAGCGTGTCGGCAACCCGCTGTTCGAGGCCCTGGCCCATTACGATCGAGCGCGGGTCTTGCAGGCGCGCGGTGAAATCCTGCGCGCCCTCGATGAAGTGCGCCAGGGCCTGCAACGTTTGCACGGCCTGGCGCCGCAGCGCTTGTACGCGGTACGTGCGCGGTTGTCGCTCTACGAGGGCTATTTGCTGATCGTGCGTAACCAGGCTGAAAGCGGAATGGCCCTCCTGCGTGCAGGCCTGGCCGAAGCCCGTGCCTGCCGCGACATCAGCGTGCTGATAGGCCATTGCGTGATCGCCAACTTTGAAGGGCGGCGCAATGACTTCCCCCGGGCGTTCGCCGAACTCGCCGAGGCCGAACGCTTGATGCATATCTGGGACGTGCCGCCGATCTACTACCTGGCGATGATCACCCTGATCAAATGCGAGCTGTGGCTGGCCCAGGGCCGCACCGACCTGGCCGATGCCTGGCTGACCCGGTTGGGCCAGACCTATAACGGCGAGCATGCTGCGGCCGCACCGGAATTCCACCCCCACCTGCCGCAACATATCGGGCTGCAACAGGCGGCCCTCGATGCCATCCGTCATCAGCCCGATGCGGCATTGCAACGACTCGAAGGGCTGGTGCAGCATGCCCATGACAGTGGGCGCCAGATGATTGCCCTGATGGCGCTTACCCAGCAGGCGCAGTTGCTGCTGGACAGTGGCCAGGATGCCAAGGCGCGAGTGGTATTGGCCCGCGCCCTTGAGGCGGGTGCCGGAGGGGCGTTGCAACCGTTCCAGCGCTTGCTGGAAGGCTACCCGGACTGGATGCGCGAGCAACTGGGCAAAGACCCCCACGGCCTGTTGAATCAAAATTTGCTGACGCAGCTGCCGGCGGTTGCGGCAGTCGAAATCTCGTCTACCCACGAAACCCTGAGCGTGCGCGAGCTGGCGGTCCTGCAACTGATCGCCCAAGGTTGCTCCAACCAGGAAATCAGCAACCGGTTGTTTATCTCCCTGCATACGGTCAAGACCCATGCCAGCCATATCAACAGCAAGCTCGGCGTGGAGCGGCGTACCCAGGCTGTAGCGAGGGCGCAGGAGTTAAGGTTGATCGGTTAG